ATCCTTCCATCTAAGTGATGATACAGAAAAAAAAGAGCTCATAAGAATTGCAGAACAAAATATAGAGAAGGGTATTATGGATTTATATGAAGAATATAGAGATATTGATATCGACATATTTAATTTGCAGAAGCATATCAATATAAAATATCCAAATGCTAACATAGAAGATATATTCAACAATATCATTTTAAAGATAGAAGCCGATGTATTTATAGAGGGAAGCTCCGATACCATTAACTTCTATTAATACGTGATGATCCTTTTTTCAGTTCTCTTGAATCGAAGCTTAATTTATATTGATGATAAAATAACTAAGATGTGGACACACCTTAGTTATTTTTGATGAACTTTATTATTCAGTTCAAACACAGCGCTCTTACAAAGATCTATGTATCCATCCTTTTACTTTGTTAAATATAAATACAGCAATTTAATTGTGTTTTCAAGAGCTGTATAGTGGGTTCTTTCCATACCATGAGAGGCATGGACTCCTGGGCCTATTAAGGCCCCTCTGATATTGTTTCCACCTCTTAAAGCTGCTACCACGTCGGAGCCATACATTGGATAAATATCTACTGCAAAATTGACATTGTTTTCTTTTGCTAAATGTATTAAGTCCGTTGTCATATGATAATCATAGGGTCCCCCTGAGTCTTTGGCACATATGGAAACATCGTATTCACTGCAGCTAAGATCACTGCCTATACACCCCATATCCACAGCGATCATTTCAGTGATATCTGCTGGTATATAAGATGCACCGTGTCCAACCTCCTCATATGTAGAAATCAATATCTTGGTTGTATACTTTGGAACGATATTTTCTCTTTTCATAAGTTCTAATAGTGAAATTAAGCACGCGACACTACCCTTATCATCTATGAATCTAGACTTTATAAATCCGCTTTCAGTGATGGTAGTTTTCGCATCGATAAATACAAAGTCTCCAACAGAAATCCCTAACTTTTCTACATCCTCTTTACACTTTACCACCTCATCGATTCGTATTTCCATATTGTCTGCATCTCGTTTTTTAGAGGAACTATCTTCAAATACGTGGGAAGAAGGACTTGTGCTTAGAAATGTCCCTGTATATATTTTCCCATCCCTTGTTCTAATCTTACAATACTCAGCATCTAAAGTTGGTACGATAGGTCCTCCTATTAAGGTAAACCGCAACGTTCCACTACTGGTAATAGACCGAACCATAGCTCCTAAAGTATCCACATGAGCAGACAAACCAATGACCCTCTCATTACTTTCTCCAGGTATTGTCACTATTCCGCATCCCTTATTGGTGGTTTCAAAATTGTATCCAAACGCCTCTACCCATGTGCCAATTCGCTCCATAATTTCAAAGCAAAATCCACTGGGACTATCCAGTTCTAGTAATTGTTTTGCCTTTTCAAGTACGTACTCTTTATTAATTGAAATTTCCATGTCTTCTCCCCCAACGATATCTAATTTTTTAACCAAATTTCTTATCTTAAGATTGAATTGTTAAATACAAACAATTCGGACTATTTTAATTGATATGATTTATTATACCACTTATTCTTTATATTTCCAAAATGAGACTTTATATTTATTACATAAAATAAAAAATACTACATCTCTAAAGGTGTAGTATTTTTTAAAATATTATTTTTTTCCCTAACTGCACAGAATACATTTTTATCATTCCTTCGCATTAGATTATACTTAAGTATTTATGTTGTTTGAACTCTTGTTGTTGTAATCTTTCCATTGACTTTACTTAGGTTTTTAATTTTAAGTGTGGGGTTACTTACACCACATTCGTCTAAAATGTCCTGAAAAACATGAAACTCTTTTCTCTTAATAACAACTTCAACTTTGTATCTTGTATCTTCATTGTTACCTTGAGCACGGAAATTATTAACTGTATACCCTTCTGTTCTAAGCTTTTCCGCAACTTCCATCATTTTATTTTTATGATTTAAAAACAAATCAACTTCCAAAATTCCTAAAGCTAACCGCTTCTCAATTGTGCCGCCAATAACTACGCCTGCTGTTCTCCCTAAAGCATAGGCAATCGTAAAATGCATTCCATTAGAACTCGTCACTTTACTTACAATTGTGGCAAAAATCATAGAGTCTATAAATACTAAAATATACACTGGGTTCATAATGTTTTTTGACATCAGCATGGTTTTTAGTGTTGCTAATACATTCGTTAACGCAGTTATTAAAAATAAACCTGCAAGTGAAAATATAATTTCTTTTGTCATCTCAACACCTCCTTCTTAATTTATTTCAATAAAATATGGCATTACAAAAAACTAATACTCTATATTAGCTCTTCATCAGCTACTACTTTTGATTTAATACATAAAAATAAACAGTTGTACTCTATAAATACAGTTGCTTCAAACTTTATCATTTAAATATATACATTGGAATTTTAGAGTTTCTAGTGTAAGACAAGAAAAGGATTATATTCTTGTAGAACTTTGAAATAGAATGAAAAGTATTTTAATAATAATTTTGGAATTAAAGATAAGGTTATTTCGAAAAATTATTTGTATACTTATTTTCAGCTCTAGCTGATTGTTTTGCCAATTTATTTATTATATCACATTTTTTACATATGTGTCAATAAAATCTATGAATTCTATTGTACATTAAAAATTTTATACATCTGCACTAATATTATTGATTTTGGTATCACCTTTATCGTGTATAATATGAACTGGTCCGTTTTTTTGATATAATACTTAAAAACAACTATAATAATCGTTCGTTATTTTTATGATTGCATTATTCTAAAAATTCATCCTATAGAGGAGGTAACTATGCGGGAGCTAACAAGTATCGAGGAAAAAATTTTAGACAAGACTCTATATCTAATCGGTAAAACTGGTTCTTTTAATGTTTCCATAAGAGCCATAGCTAAGGAAGCCGGTGTAAATGTAAGTGCAATAAACTATTATTTCCGTACGAAGGAAGAGATGCTGCGTCATGTAAAGGAATTCTATATAGACAATACGATTTCAGCCTATTCTGTATTAGATCATCATGAATATGATGATGAAGAAAAGCTTATTTTACTTGCAAATGAAATCATGGAATATGCATTAAAATATCCTGGAATTTTTACAATTTTAAAAGAATCAATGCGGGAAAAGTCAACGGACGAGACCTCAGCTAAAATAGTTGAAGTGACTGATGCTATGAATGCAAAAATGGATCAGGTTTTATCGACGGTCTTTCATCAGAATGGCGCTACATTCGAATATAATAAAATAATTTTTTTATCTTCAATTTTACATCCATCAAGTACTTCTGACCTAGCTAATTTTGATCAAGATATTATAAATAATAAAGAGCAAAGATTAAAGTATATTGCTTACATAATAAAAATATTAAAAGGTGAATAATCCTATCTTTAAGGTAATTTCGATAAATAATCGGGATTCCTTTTTTTTGTGTGTTAAAAATTAAAACAAAACGTTTAAAACATATTGATTTAATTTGTTAAGTAATCTATAATCGAACTAACAGCTGTTTGTTTATTTAAAGCTAAAATACTGATCAATTTAATTAAAGGAGGATTCTTTTATGATATTTCATAATGTTTTTAGCCCTATACAAATTAGAGGGATGAAACTTAAAAACAGAGTTGTATTTCCAGCAATGGGAACAAAAATGCCAGGAAACGATCGATACGTTACACAACAACTAATAGACTACCATGTAGCTAGAGCATTCGGTGGAAATGGCTTAAACTTTACAGAGGTATGTGGCGTTTATGGTCCGTCAACACCAAAAAGCTTTTTAGGTATTTATGATGATCAATATATTCCTGGATTAAAAAATCTCACTGATGCTATCCACGAAGCAGGTGGAAAGGCTGGCGTACAGCTATGGCAAGGTGGTTTTGCTGTAGCTAGTTATCAAAAAGAAGGCATAATATTACCTAGTGATAGACAAATCAACAGTACTGATGAAGTCATTCCTGGTGCTAGTAAAGAAACTATAAATGAAGTTATTAAGGCATTCGGAGCTGCTGCTAAACGTGCCGTTGAAGCTGGATTTGATTGCATAGAGTTTCATGCTGGACATAATTATATGCCACATGCATTTCTAAGTCCTGCTTTTAACAAAAGAACTGATGAATATGGTGGCTCTCTGGAAAATCGTGCACGATTTTCAATTGAATGTATAAAAGAAATTCGTAATAATATTCCTGAAGATATGCCTCTATTTATGCGTGTTGTAGCTCAAGATGACTATTTAGAAAATGGTTTAACGATTGAAGATATTATTGAATTCTGTAAATTAGCTAAAGTAGCTGGAGTTGATGTACTCAATGTATCTCGTGGGAACTTCTCATCCGCAGCAATAAAATATGAAGTACCTCCTGTTGATTTGCCAAAAGGCTTTAATGTTGCAAATGCAGAAAGAATAAAAAGAGAAACAGGAATGATTACAATCGCAGTTGGTCGTATCAATGACCCTGCACAGGCTGATGAAATCATCGGAAGTGGTAAGGCAGATATGGTTGTCATCGGTCGAGGACAACTAGCTGATCCCGAATTTTGTAATAAAGCACTTGCAGGCAATGTAGAGGATATCATTAAATGTGTTGGCTGTAATCAAGGCTGTTATGATGGCTTTGTATCTCCAGATGTACCTCATATAACATGTTTAAGAAATCCAGCTTTATGTAGAGAAAGTGAATATGCACTTGTAAAAACTACCCTACCTAAAAAAATATTGATAGCAGGTGGT
Above is a genomic segment from Alkaliphilus oremlandii OhILAs containing:
- a CDS encoding M42 family metallopeptidase is translated as MEISINKEYVLEKAKQLLELDSPSGFCFEIMERIGTWVEAFGYNFETTNKGCGIVTIPGESNERVIGLSAHVDTLGAMVRSITSSGTLRFTLIGGPIVPTLDAEYCKIRTRDGKIYTGTFLSTSPSSHVFEDSSSKKRDADNMEIRIDEVVKCKEDVEKLGISVGDFVFIDAKTTITESGFIKSRFIDDKGSVACLISLLELMKRENIVPKYTTKILISTYEEVGHGASYIPADITEMIAVDMGCIGSDLSCSEYDVSICAKDSGGPYDYHMTTDLIHLAKENNVNFAVDIYPMYGSDVVAALRGGNNIRGALIGPGVHASHGMERTHYTALENTIKLLYLYLTK
- a CDS encoding DUF5698 domain-containing protein — encoded protein: MTKEIIFSLAGLFLITALTNVLATLKTMLMSKNIMNPVYILVFIDSMIFATIVSKVTSSNGMHFTIAYALGRTAGVVIGGTIEKRLALGILEVDLFLNHKNKMMEVAEKLRTEGYTVNNFRAQGNNEDTRYKVEVVIKRKEFHVFQDILDECGVSNPTLKIKNLSKVNGKITTTRVQTT
- a CDS encoding TetR/AcrR family transcriptional regulator, with product MRELTSIEEKILDKTLYLIGKTGSFNVSIRAIAKEAGVNVSAINYYFRTKEEMLRHVKEFYIDNTISAYSVLDHHEYDDEEKLILLANEIMEYALKYPGIFTILKESMREKSTDETSAKIVEVTDAMNAKMDQVLSTVFHQNGATFEYNKIIFLSSILHPSSTSDLANFDQDIINNKEQRLKYIAYIIKILKGE
- the baiCD gene encoding bile acid Fe-S flavoenzyme BaiCD; this translates as MIFHNVFSPIQIRGMKLKNRVVFPAMGTKMPGNDRYVTQQLIDYHVARAFGGNGLNFTEVCGVYGPSTPKSFLGIYDDQYIPGLKNLTDAIHEAGGKAGVQLWQGGFAVASYQKEGIILPSDRQINSTDEVIPGASKETINEVIKAFGAAAKRAVEAGFDCIEFHAGHNYMPHAFLSPAFNKRTDEYGGSLENRARFSIECIKEIRNNIPEDMPLFMRVVAQDDYLENGLTIEDIIEFCKLAKVAGVDVLNVSRGNFSSAAIKYEVPPVDLPKGFNVANAERIKRETGMITIAVGRINDPAQADEIIGSGKADMVVIGRGQLADPEFCNKALAGNVEDIIKCVGCNQGCYDGFVSPDVPHITCLRNPALCRESEYALVKTTLPKKILIAGGGVAGLEAAITLKQRGHHPILCEAGNSLGGQFALAGAAPRKEELKDAAIAMGEMAKREGVEIRFSTPVTTDVMKEIKPEEVIIAIGADPIKPNIPGGNLPHVTNSHDILAGNTTAFGNVVIIGGGLVGLEVAEHLSEKSDRITVVEMLEQVAKDLGQLRKICVMESLHHAGINTVTGAKCVEIREDVVVIEKDGNLQEIPCNSVVIAIGARSRNSDDLKAYCDENKIPHYTIGDALRARRALNGTAEAGEVARKI